GGTGACGAAGCTCATAACAACGATTTCGATAGCGTAGGTTAGTGTGGATTGTAGAGTTTCCATTGTTTTTCTCCTGAAGTACGAGAGAGTTTTCAATGGCAACTAGCGAAGCGAATAAACCTCCTGTGAAAACAGGAGGTCTAGAATAAATTGTTAAAACGGAATTTCCTCATCGACATCGACAGAGGATTTTGCTTCCGACTCTGGACTGATTAATCCCCGCAGAAAACGATAATTTTCTACATTCCAACAAAAGTCAGACAATGAATTTTCCAGCCACCCTTTGAGTTGTTCAATTAGTTCTGGGCTACTGCTGATTAGTTCTTTTTCTGCATCAGTCCATCGGCGCTGGCTACCATCCGCAACTGCTACAAAGATTTGATTTGTCATAATTATTTGTCCAACATTTTCCACAAAACTTTCGCGTAGCGTTTGTGATTTGCTGGCATTTAAGTATTATACAAAAAGGGCTTGTGTATGAAAATATGCTTGAGCAAACTATTTACCGACTCGACCTCTGGCAAGAATGCAAGTGGCAACGGCACACGCGATTTTACACTTTAAGGCTGTGTCAGAATGTATTTGGTGAGTGGGTCATCACCAAAACTTGGGGTAGTGCCGTCAAAAAGGGATTCGGTAAATCACAAGACTTGGATTTCTCTGATTATCAAGCCGCATTGGACAACTATCAAAAGCTACAGCAGCGAAGGGAGAAACGTGGGTACACAAGATTTGACGGGAAATCACGATACTGCTTAATCCCCGCACAAACAATATTCCCCCAGCCCCCAAGCAGAGAAAACAGGCTCTCGCCTGGGCAGTTGTCGCTATTCTAGAAATAGCTATAGTTGAGGACACGGCGATCGCTTAATTGTAAAATGCTGAGTCTTGAGTTCTAACTACATGATATAACTAATGCCTAGCAAGTACATAGAAGTCCAAGAGTACACCGTCAGAGCGCACAAACGGCAAATCCACACGCGCACATTCAACTTTGTCTGTAAGCAGTGCGAACAAACAACCTCTCGTGAGACGTATGGCCCACGCCCTTTATACTGCGAAACCTGCCGTCCTCCAGTACCACCTAAGAAGTCTTCTGTAGCTGCACCAGCTAAAAAAGGTAAGCCCAGGGCTAAGGTTTATCGAAGTGATGTTGATTTTCAGAAGTCTTCGTGAGGCGATCGCTGAGATAAGCAAAATGCTTCTGGATAATGGCATACCAGAAGCATTGAGTGTAATTTGCTTTGAGCGATTTCAACCGTAAAAAGAACAATTGTACTATAAAGGCAAAATAGAACCTAAATACTTAATTCAGAATAAATAGTTTGAATTTAACCCATTTTTAAATCTTGAATGGTAATAGTTCAGTCGCTTATAACCTTGTATTTGCTGCATCTAGAATTATTTTTGACAAAGTTTAATCAAACCTGAGATAAGATTATTTCAAAAATAATCAAACCTGAGATAACGTTATCTCAGCACTTCAAGTATGAACTATACTTAATCGATAAAAACTGTCATGTCAGCAAATTTAATCCTATCAA
This genomic stretch from Aulosira sp. FACHB-615 harbors:
- a CDS encoding WGR domain-containing protein, whose product is MLEQTIYRLDLWQECKWQRHTRFYTLRLCQNVFGEWVITKTWGSAVKKGFGKSQDLDFSDYQAALDNYQKLQQRREKRGYTRFDGKSRYCLIPAQTIFPQPPSRENRLSPGQLSLF